In Anopheles gambiae chromosome 2, idAnoGambNW_F1_1, whole genome shotgun sequence, a single window of DNA contains:
- the LOC1269718 gene encoding HEAT repeat-containing protein 6: MELEQAFVQLSTKFLFLNGGSQIADYRNEINTLLNELNGLNYRAARIGDVRSPVRLMESFVNIPPHEDTLVVKACFLIKSLVGRQKIVLPEPAALGLIVWLRKCLERRFYQVACEALGTMQLLFRRCSDISKLLDFFISNNGILVNVLTDPDYRRVEPKTVSSTLVDQCSTSELYLAALLCLESILICSELLGAEVLEPYLPVVGNAVLDLIFKARTESFTELAYYSLATAAVNCLRIVVTLDESGGEWTNAQLGRLIGVSKAFMMYGIPDVGKLLPQRVPVSQQGIPEPQHIPISKGGKTAKTRKTRTHPKNKRGGGARNSGTGNREKQPSDGDINRQPYSEASIVLEWSSKCQPPLAGCYQTSDSDYSETEATSSRAQIERHRSAKLRQAALVLIGTLAQHVEKRIMFGYWHALFPDETRTPATVSLLNCVLRDPSPKCRIAAIQATSFLLYKSKPFLIQAESSKKPLVSFTPFSVTLGNMVIEMYAMLTQALTLESDLTVLTQLLKGLTVFIQATPFHRLRVGIASRFVKIVRPLVRHRDPTIKVAALMVMGFLISVADMTEEIAGLVGIKRLAKAPTGNVARSKPVAKAFDLEVNQEEHEEEEAQDSEPEEEEPSEAKQDDTPNENTDGGGSSMSWLLQVTLENLGVNGVACSVMPVRMECLQVLCAMSSHFSLLADHLPMVAQALVNAFGDPLSEIKLYAGRLLDLLGHALHTALLLEDKIDPELLDVALQFWTTIMPTVTEQIQDVYLIATLRSVCCDALGNIGVHVYEKFPRDRQLALISLLTGCTFDDDSAVSSAAARTLSVYILFPSLRDDVCYVENTIESILRIMRDPNLTARIKTSWSLGNATDALILNQQHHLQHESTALEDSSVMISDDMMRRTLEVALESAKDNDKVRSNAVRTIGNVLHLLRPAQLEQPAWTSLYQEAIERLIQNVTVSSTVNVKVKWNACYALGNMMKNETVFLPGAGGGSWERRVFPALCETVVSSPNFKVRINAAQALSVIGRRAHYGAFFHQTWAALLQALEQSDNLVDYNEYKRRDSLQEQLCLSLAHLLRLATREDVVSMATVLLPLYDAVRGNWVRVISRILPEKSAVLLESYRVLMELRKGKAEGEPVPASSWDLLLKCFQDSDVC, translated from the exons ATGGAGCTGGAACAGGCATTTGTTCAGCTTTCGACCAAGTTCCTCTTTCTGAACGGTGGCAGCCAGATTGCAGACTATCGAAATGAGATCAACACACTGCTGAACGAGCTGAACGGGCTCAACTATCGTGCGGCAAGGATCGGCGATGTGCGCTCTCCCGTCCGGCTGATGGAATCGTTCGTCAACATTCCCCCGCACGAAGATACGCTGGTGGTGAAGGCATGCTTTCTCATCAAATCACTCGTTGGTCGGCAGAAAATCGTTCTACCGGAACCGGCAGCCCTGGGGTTGATTGTGTGGTTGCGCAAGTGTCTCGAGCGACGGTTCTATCAGGTGGCCTGTGAGGCGCTTGGTACGATGCAGTTGCTTTTCCGCCGATGCAGCGATATTTCCAAG CTTCTTGACTTTTTCATATCAAACAACGGAATTCTAGTCAACGTGCTCACTGATCCGGACTATCGGCGAGTAGAACCGAAGACGGTCTCTTCCACCCTCGTCGATCAATGTAGCACGAGTGAGCTTTACCTGGCAGCTTTGCTTTGTCTGGAGTCAATCCTGATCTGCTCCGAACTGCTCGGTGCTGAAGTGCTCGAACCATACCTTCCGGTCGTAGGAAATGCGGTGTTGGATTTAATATTCAAAGCACGGACGGAGTCCTTCACCGAACTCGCCTACTACAGTCTGGCAACGGCGGCAGTAAACTGTCTCAGGATTGTAGTTACGCTCGATGAGTCGGGTGGTGAGTGGACCAATGCGCAGCTTGGACGACTGATTGGAGTGTCCAAAGCGTTCATGATGTACGGTATACCGGATGTGGGGAAGTTACTACCCCAACGGGTGCCGGTATCGCAACAAGGCATCCCCGAACCGCAACACATACCGATTAGCAAGGGAGGCAAGACGGCCAAGACGCGTAAAACGCGAACTCATCCCAAGAACAAACGTGGCGGTGGGGCAAGAAACAGTGGGACAGGAAATCGAGAGAAACAACCGTCCGATGGTGATATCAACCGGCAACCGTATTCGGAGGCAAGCATCGTGTTGGAAT GGTCCTCCAAGTGTCAACCACCGTTAGCTGGATGCTATCAAACGAGCGATTCGGATTACTCCGAAACCGAAGCGACCTCTTCCCGGGCACAGATCGAGCGACACCGTTCCGCAAAGCTGCGGCAGGCCGCACTGGTGCTGATCGGAACGCTAGCACAGCACGTCGAGAAGCGCATCATGTTCGGCTACTGGCATGCACTGTTTCCCGATGAAACTCGCACACCCGCCACAGTGTCGCTGCTGAACTGTGTGCTGCGGGACCCATCGCCCAAGTGTCGCATAGCGGCCATCCAAGCAACCTCGTTTCTGCTCTACAAATCAAAACCGTTCCTTATACAGGCCGAAAGTAGCAAGAAACCGCTCGTATCGTTTACACCGTTTTCCGTTACGCTCGGCAACATGGTGATTGAAATGTACGCCATGCTGACGCAAGCCCTCACGCTCGAGAGTGACCTCACCGTGCTGACGCAGCTGCTGAAGGGTCTTACGGTGTTCATCCAGGCGACTCCGTTTCATCGTTTGCGGGTCGGAATTGCGAGCCGGTTCGTGAAGATAGTGCGGCCATTGGTGCGGCACCGCGATCCAACGATAAAAGTGGCCGCCCTGATGGTGATGGGTTTTCTGATTTCCGTGGCGGACATGACGGAAGAGATTGCCGGGTTGGTGGGAATCAAGAGGCTGGCAAAGGCACCGACCGGCAACGTGGCACGCAGTAAACCGGTTGCAAAGGC ATTTGATCTTGAGGTAAATCAAGAGGAGCACGAGGAAGAGGAAGCACAGGATTCTGAGCCAGAGGAAGAGGAACCCTCGGAAGCGAAACAAGATGATACGCCGAACGAAAACACTGACGGAGGAGGAAGCAGCATGTCCTGGTTGCTACAGGTTACGTTGGAAAATTTGGGAGTAAATGGCGTCGCCTGCTCAGTGATGCCCGTTCGCATGGAATGTCTTCAGGTGCTGTGTGCAATGAGCAGCCATTTCTCACTGCTTGCTGACCATCTTCCAATGGTAGCACAGGCGTTGGTGAATGCGTTCGGGGATCCATTGTCCGAAATTAAGCTGTATGCTGGTCGTTTGCTGGACCTGCTGGGACATGCCTTACACACGGCACTTCTGTTAGAAG ATAAAATCGACCCGGAACTGTTGGATGTGGCACTTCAATTCTGGACCACCATCATGCCCACTGTGACGGAGCAGATACAGGATGTGTATCTTATAGCCACGCTACGCTCCGTGTGCTGTGACGCACTTGGAAACATCGGTGTCCATGTGTACGAAAAGTTCCCG AGAGATCGACAACTCGCCCTGATTTCACTATTAACTGGATGCACTTTTGACGATGATAGTGCCGTATCGTCGGCGGCAGCACGCACCCTCTCGGTGTACATTCTGTTTCCCTCCCTGCGGGACGATGTGTGCTATGTGGAAAACACAATCGAATCGATCTTGAGGATAATGCGCGACCCGAACCTAACGGCCCGCATCAAAACAAGCTGGTCGCTTGGTAACGCCACCGATGCGTTGATACTgaatcagcagcatcatcttCAGCACGAATCAACCGCGCTGGAGGATAGTTCCGTCATGATCAGTGACGACATGATGCGACGAACGTTAGAGGTGGCACTGGAATCCGCAAAGGATAACGATAAGGTTCGCAGCAACGCTGTACGCACGATCGGCAATGTGCTGCACTTGTTGCGCCCCGCGCAGCTTGAACAACCGGCATGGACCAGTCTGTATCAGGAGGCGATCGAACGATTGATACAGAACGTAACCGTTTCCAGCACGGTCAACGTGAAGGTGAAATGGAACGCCTGTTACGCGCTGGGGAAtatgatgaaaaatgaaaccgTCTTCCTGCCCGGTGCAGGCGGCGGAAGCTGGGAACGCCGAGTGTTTCCTGCGCTCTGTGAAACGGTCGTCAGTTCACCCAACTTTAAGGTACGCATCAATGCTGCCCAAGCACTTTCGGTCATTGGCAGGCGAGCGCACTATGGTGCGTTTTTCCACCAGACCTGGGCGGCTCTGCTGCAGGCACTGGAGCAGTCGGACAATTTGGTAGATTACAACGAGTACAAGCGAAGGGACTCGCTGCAGGAACAGTTGTGCCTTTCGCTGGCGCATCTATTGCGCCTGGCGACGAGGGAAGATGTGGTATCGATGGCAACGGTGCTATTACCGCTGTACGATGCCGTACGGGGGAACTGGGTGCGTGTGATAAGTCGCATACTGCCGGAAAAAAGTGCCGTGCTGTTGGAGTCCTATCGTGTGCTGATGGAGTTGCGCAAGGGCAAAGCTGAAGGTGAACCGGTGCCCGCATCGTCGTGggacttgctgctaaaatgtTTCCAAGATTCGGACGTTTGTTAA
- the LOC5667374 gene encoding uncharacterized protein LOC5667374: MSAMDNSSDITDKPAEVMEHKESPNAEENHPEGAQAKQPESSSEGAATSEQTNTPQEETKQPASNEPEEEDEAKLQEKLQTLKGDRIGETMYSERFVLSTILKLSKQGNRLLEEDEEFEQDLCNLWDMTIEPDVVRFLLEQEVIELFLALAAESEDFRLIEILFGIIGNMCCVEEMHELFYRQSALLVTFCDFLSISDAPVLVQLMRTLTTLFDRSDDERFHWFGVMKKVDNLTEKLALILATSTNRALLEHTAETVNAMINRFTEAEVDYAQLNEFYRLFAKSCLLEGLFEAFKQLYPLTGRETEGTSGGFDEETLTLKDIKTMRRFLEIHEHFIVNANELYEAYVSEVDQCVHRVLCSFVKESVLFPVTKNHICIFVSISNIYSGIMYHFRAESFIYMVKIYDQLAEALKNPPQQEEPSNAAENNGTAMDEEDAADDGGEFDVETACAEVREAIFFLVGPIDEQIIRAAIQMGQLKESTFEQMCRELRETMDGEPLLYQTCAKLMNAVRSTGADESDIPMQQSNNEEQ; encoded by the coding sequence ATGAGTGCAATGGACAATAGCAGTGATATTACGGACAAACCCGCCGAAGTCATGGAACATAAGGAATCTCCCAACGCAGAAGAGAACCACCCCGAAGGCGcacaagcaaaacaaccaGAAAGTAGCTCAGAAGGTGCAGCCACTTCCGAACAAACAAATACTCCTCAAGAGGAAACCAAACAACCTGCCAGCAATGAGCCCGAAGAGGAGGATGAAGCGAAGCTGCAGGAAAAACTGCAAACCCTCAAAGGCGATCGGATCGGTGAGACGATGTACTCGGAACGGTTCGTCCTGTCGACCATCCTGAAGCTCTCGAAGCAGGGCAACCGTCTGCTGGAAGAGGACGAAGAGTTCGAACAGGATCTGTGCAATCTGTGGGACATGACGATCGAACCGGACGTGGTACGTTTCCTACTGGAGCAGGAGGTGATTGAACTGTTTCTTGCACTTGCCGCCGAATCCGAGGACTTCCGGTTGATCGAGATCCTGTTTGGCATCATCGGCAACATGTGCTGCGTGGAGGAGATGCACGAACTGTTCTATCGCCAGTCCGCCCTGCTAGTGACTTTCTGTGACTTTCTCTCCATATCCGATGCGCCCGTGCTGGTTCAGCTGATGCGCACCCTAACGACCCTCTTCGATCGGTCGGACGATGAACGGTTCCACTGGTTTGGCGTGATGAAAAAGGTCGACAATCTGACGGAAAAGCTCGCCCTCATCCTGGCCACCAGCACGAACCGAGCGCTGCTGGAGCATACGGCCGAGACGGTGAACGCAATGATAAACCGTTTCACCGAGGCGGAAGTAGATTACGCGCAACTGAACGAGTTTTATCGTTTGTTTGCAAAGAGCTGCCTGCTGGAGGGACTGTTCGAAGCGTTCAAACAGTTGTACCCCTTGACTGGACGCGAAACCGAGGGCACCTCGGGAGGGTTTGATGAGGAAACATTAACGCTGAAGGATATTAAAACGATGCGTCGCTTTCTCGAGATTCACGAGCACTTTATCGTGAATGCGAACGAACTGTACGAAGCGTACGTTAGCGAGGTGGACCAGTGCGTGCATCGGGTgctgtgctcgttcgtgaagGAGAGCGTACTGTTTCCGGTTACGAAGAATCACATCTGCATCTTTGTATCGATCAGCAATATTTACAGCGGCATTATGTACCACTTCCGGGCGGAATCGTTCATTTACATGGTGAAAATATATGACCAACTGGCGGAGGCACTGAAAAATCCACCACAACAGGAAGAGCCCTCTAATGCGGCGGAGAACAACGGTACGGCGATGGACGAGGAAGACGCCGCAGACGATGGCGGAGAGTTTGATGTGGAAACGGCCTGTGCGGAGGTACGGGAAGCAATCTTTTTCCTCGTCGGTCCAATCGACGAGCAAATCATACGGGCGGCCATACAGATGGGACAGCTGAAGGAGTCCACCTTTGAGCAGATGTGCCGAGAGTTGCGAGAAACGATGGATGGGGAGCCGTTGCTGTACCAAACCTGTGCCAAGCTGATGAATGCGGTCCGATCGACGGGTGCGGATGAAAGCGACATTCCAATGCAGCAATCCAACAACGAGGAACAGTAG
- the LOC1269717 gene encoding ATP-dependent RNA helicase DDX54, which yields MSALALDEVPGFSLHKAEVDYDDEGNGFGGKKGKKKSGGFQAMGLSAPVLKGILKMGYKIPTPIQRKTIPIILDGRDVVAMAKTGSGKTGCFLIPMFERLKQREAKAGGGARALILSPTRELAIQTYKFIKQLGRFMDLKAILVLGGDSMDSQFAAVHTLPDVIVATPGRFLHLCVEMDLKLNSVQYCVFDEADRLFEMGFGEQLTETIKRLPESRQMVLFSATLPKLMVDFATAGLCQPVLIRLDVESKIPDTLDLKYIYCRPAERYATLLVLLREVIPSTAQTVIFAGTQHHVELISLMLTKAGVPNSHVYSGLDASARKINTAKFTHRKVNVLVVTDIAARGLDIPTLDFVINLHFPGKPKLFIHRVGRCARAGRSGMAYTIFSNDDVAHLIDLHMFLNRPLDVADRKTMGIVPPDMQETEHLLVQEYVRHVDLATAYRVSNNAYKQYIVTRPAASAASNKRAKQFKIDELGVLEDFQQEKAEPEAGARGKRWKKGKPISLKKKDKKEEEKKEQQEKEKAESSNSKPTVDADAFRNDFLARMKNYRPNATIFELNPKAHARELVAMTQKREADEAKIEKHKRKLAELEQEEQEKQKSKVTAAADDEEEQSGAGGKRRKGPVRDEEHFIAYQAKDAIDEDGYAIDNFTRQANSAELSVVGDTAEGQRMHRQLQKWDRKKKKMVNVENPKAGKIRTEHGVWIAASYKTGRYDKWKERTKLDEKLLAEQAQQSDEEDGDGAAPSAPIVQRHYPTTHWGRHNAKADLRKLRDLDLKTPEQIVKKRMEKETKMAREKAARLKNIQRKKRALAKRQKKGK from the exons ATGAGTGCGTTGGCACTGGACGAGGTGCCCGGCTTTTCGCTGCACAAAGCCGAAGTAGATTACGACGATGAGGGGAACGGATTCGGTGGCAAGAAGGGCAAGAAAAAGTCGGGTGGATTTCAGGCGATGGGTCTGAGTGCGCCGGTACTGAAGGGTATCCTAAAGATGGGCTACAAGATCCCGACCCCGATCCAGCGCAAAACCATTCCCATCATCTTGGATGGGCGCGACGTGGTGGCGATGGCAAAGACCGGTTCCGGCAAGACGGGTTGCTTTCTGATTCCGATGTTCGAGAGGCTGAAGCAACGGGAGGCAAAGGCGGGCGGCGGTGCTCGAGCGCTGATCCTCTCGCCCACCCGTGAGCTGGCCATACAGACGTACAAGTTCATCAAGCAGCTGGGCCGGTTCATGGATCTGAAGGCGATTTTGGTGCTCGGTGGCGACTCGATGGACTCGCAGTTCGCAGCCGTACACACGCTGCCGGATGTGATTGTCGCTACGCCCGGTCGATTTTTGCATCTGTGCGTGGAGATGGACCTGAAGCTTAACTCGGTCCAGTACTGTGTGTTCGACGAAGCAGATCGGCTGTTCGAGATGGGCTTTGGCGAGCAGTTGACGGAAACAATCAAGCGACTGCCGGAATCGCGCCAGATGGTACTGTTCAGTGCGACGCTGCCGAAGCTGATGGTGGACTTTGCTACGGCGGGACTGTGCCAGCCGGTGCTGATACGATTGGACGTGGAATCGAAAATACCGGATACGCTCGACCTGAAGTACATCTATTGCCGACCGGCAGAACGGTACGCCAcgctgttggtgctgttgcgcgaagttatcccaagcaCAGCGCAAACGGTCATTTTCGCCGGAACGCAGCATCACGTGGAGCTGATATCGTTG ATGCTGACCAAAGCAGGTGTCCCGAACAGTCACGTTTACTCCGGTCTGGATGCATCGGCGCGTAAGATTAATACGGCCAAGTTTACCCACCGCAAGGTGAACGTGCTGGTCGTGACGGATATTGCGGCCCGCGGTCTCGACATCCCCACGCTGGACTTTGTTATAAATCTCCACTTCCCGGGCAAACCGAAACTGTTCATCCATCGTGTCGGACGTTGCGCGCGTGCTGGGCGCAGCGGAATGGCGTATACCATCTTCTCCAACGACGACGTGGCCCATCTGATTGATCTGCACATGTTTCTGAACCGACCGCTCGATGTGGCCGATCGGAAGACGATGGGTATCGTGCCACCGGACATGCAGGAAACGGAGCACCTGTTGGTGCAGGAGTACGTACGGCACGTCGATCTGGCGACGGCGTATCGGGTGAGTAACAATGCGTACAAGCAGTACATCGTAACGCGACCGGCCGCATCGGCCGCCTCGAACAAGCGAGCGAAACAGTTTAAAATCGACGAGCTGGGAGTGCTGGAAGACTTCCAGCAGGAGAAGGCCGAGCCCGAGGCAGGAGCCAGAGGGAAGAgatggaaaaagggaaaacccaTTTCGTTGAAGAAGAAGGATAAAAAGgaagaggaaaagaaggagCAGCAAGAGAAGGAAAAGGCGGAAAGCTCCAACAGCAAGCCCACGGTTGATGCGGACGCGTTTAGGAACGATTTCCTGGCGCGTATGAAAAACTATCGCCCGAATGCGACCATTTTCGAGCTCAACCCGAAAGCGCACGCCCGTGAGCTGGTTGCGATGACGCAGAAGCGTGAGGCGGATGAGGCAAAGATCGAGAAGCATAAGCGTAAGCTGGCCGAGCTCGAGCAGGAAGAGCAGGAGAAGCAGAAGAGCAAAGTAACGGCGGCGGCGGATGATGAGGAGGAGCAAAGCGGTGCTGGCGGGAAACGTCGCAAGGGTCCGGTCCGTGACGAGGAGCACTTTATCGCGTACCAAGCGAAGGATGCGATCGATGAAGATGGGTACGCGATCGATAATTTCACGCGTCAGGCCAATTCGGCCGAGCTGAGTGTGGTGGGCGATACGGCCGAGGGACAGCGGATGCACCGGCAGCTGCAGAAGTGGgacaggaagaagaagaagatggtgAACGTGGAAAACCCGAAGGCGGGCAAGATACGCACCGAGCACGGGGTGTGGATTGCTGCCTCGTACAAGACGGGCCGGTACGACAAGTGGAAGGAGCGTACGAAGCTGGACGAGAAGCTGCTCGCGGAACAGGCGCAACAGTCGGACGAGGAAGATGGGGATGGGGCGGCACCGAGTGCACCGATCGTACAGCGCCACTACCCCACCACACACTGGGGCCGGCACAATGCGAAGGCCGATCTGCGCAAGCTGCGCGATCTGGACCTGAAGACGCCCGAGCAGATAGTGAAGAAGCGCATGGAGAAGGAGACGAAGATGGCACGCGAAAAGGCGGCCAGGTTGAAGAACATCCAGCGTAAGAAGCGTGCGTTAGCGAAGCGTCAGAAGAAGGGAAAGTAG